One window from the genome of Saccharicrinis carchari encodes:
- the yajC gene encoding preprotein translocase subunit YajC, with product MNLQSVFLQGAPEGGFGVVQQLLPFLLIIVVFYFFMIRPQMKRQKELKKYREELKKGDKVITTGGIYGKVAEIKDAHVMMEIANDVLIKIDKSAIIMDMSDAQAKR from the coding sequence ATGAATTTACAAAGTGTTTTTTTACAAGGAGCTCCCGAAGGAGGATTTGGGGTTGTTCAACAACTATTGCCCTTTCTTTTAATTATCGTGGTTTTTTATTTTTTTATGATACGCCCGCAAATGAAGCGTCAAAAAGAATTGAAAAAATATCGCGAAGAACTTAAAAAAGGTGATAAGGTAATTACCACCGGAGGTATTTATGGCAAGGTAGCCGAAATAAAAGATGCGCATGTTATGATGGAGATAGCCAATGATGTGTTGATAAAAATCGACAAGTCGGCTATCATCATGGATATGTCGGATGCGCAAGCAAAACGATAA
- a CDS encoding DUF5606 family protein: MSEMLKGILSVSGQSGLFKMISQAKNSIIVESLVDGKRMPAYATSRISALEDISIFTEQGDEKLAEVFKNIYEKEGGKQAISHKSSANELKSYFNQVLPDYDKDRVYVSDIKKVIMWYNLLVDKNIIKFDEETETSAEEAPNEKSTQKEEEA, from the coding sequence ATGAGTGAAATGTTAAAGGGGATATTGTCCGTTTCGGGACAAAGCGGGTTGTTTAAAATGATTTCGCAAGCCAAAAATAGCATTATTGTCGAATCCTTGGTGGACGGCAAAAGAATGCCTGCATATGCAACGTCAAGGATAAGTGCCTTAGAGGATATTTCTATTTTTACCGAACAGGGTGATGAAAAGTTAGCTGAGGTGTTTAAAAATATCTACGAAAAGGAAGGTGGCAAACAAGCGATTAGCCACAAGTCGTCGGCCAACGAGTTAAAAAGCTATTTTAACCAGGTATTACCCGATTACGATAAGGACAGGGTATATGTATCAGATATAAAAAAAGTTATAATGTGGTACAACCTGCTGGTAGATAAGAATATTATTAAATTTGATGAAGAAACGGAAACTTCAGCAGAAGAAGCCCCGAATGAAAAATCAACACAAAAAGAAGAAGAAGCTTAA
- a CDS encoding thiamine-binding protein, translating into MDYLNQNMVNVAVQVLPISTEKDAYAIVDSAIKVIEESGVNYTVSPFETVLEGHYDELMQVVKSVQNVCYSQGAQKVMCYVKIQSVAGHDVTIDDKMAKYIE; encoded by the coding sequence ATGGATTATTTAAATCAGAATATGGTAAATGTGGCGGTGCAAGTGCTGCCCATCTCTACTGAAAAAGACGCTTATGCGATTGTTGATAGTGCGATTAAAGTGATAGAAGAGTCGGGCGTAAATTATACCGTAAGCCCATTCGAAACGGTTTTGGAAGGTCATTACGACGAATTAATGCAAGTTGTAAAAAGTGTTCAAAACGTATGTTACTCACAAGGAGCCCAAAAGGTAATGTGTTACGTAAAAATACAATCGGTAGCCGGTCATGATGTTACCATTGACGATAAAATGGCGAAATACATTGAATAG
- the nusB gene encoding transcription antitermination factor NusB, producing the protein MLNRRLLRVKVMQILYAHYQHSETSIGNSEKELFHSISKSLDLYYLYILLILEVRDYAMGRIEYGRNKKLASSDELNPNTRFITNKVLSKLADCDDVRTYLDQKGNNWANHKEVVKSLYAHIVDSQQYKDYMIAEGSSFELDKKFIAKLFEKVIAYFEPIYSTFEEQSIYWNDEVEFVLSMVVKTVKTLDEEVPPKLMDTFKDDDDEEFVKRLFRKAAVNHNDYLAMIKKHSKNWEVERVAFLDIVLMQLALAELIEFSEIPVKVSMNEYIEIAKHYSTEKSGQFINGILDKAILELKETNQIKKTGKGLMDGEK; encoded by the coding sequence ATGTTAAACAGACGTCTACTACGAGTTAAGGTGATGCAGATATTGTATGCACACTATCAACATAGCGAAACAAGCATCGGTAATTCCGAGAAAGAACTGTTTCATAGTATTTCTAAATCACTGGATTTATACTATTTGTATATTCTTTTAATACTTGAGGTTAGGGATTATGCCATGGGACGGATAGAGTATGGTAGGAATAAAAAATTGGCTTCAAGCGATGAGTTAAATCCCAATACACGTTTTATAACTAACAAAGTACTTTCTAAACTGGCCGATTGTGATGATGTTCGTACATACCTCGATCAAAAAGGCAATAATTGGGCGAACCATAAAGAAGTGGTAAAAAGTTTATATGCACACATTGTTGATTCACAGCAGTATAAGGATTATATGATAGCCGAAGGCAGCTCTTTTGAACTGGATAAGAAATTTATTGCCAAGCTGTTTGAAAAAGTTATCGCTTATTTTGAGCCTATTTACAGCACTTTTGAGGAGCAAAGTATTTATTGGAACGACGAAGTAGAATTTGTTTTGAGCATGGTGGTTAAAACAGTTAAAACCTTGGATGAAGAGGTGCCGCCAAAACTTATGGATACTTTTAAGGATGATGACGATGAAGAATTTGTGAAGAGGCTTTTCCGAAAAGCAGCCGTTAATCATAACGATTACTTGGCAATGATAAAAAAACACTCTAAAAATTGGGAGGTAGAAAGAGTGGCCTTTTTAGATATTGTATTAATGCAGCTTGCGCTGGCCGAATTGATTGAGTTTTCTGAAATACCGGTTAAAGTAAGTATGAACGAGTATATTGAGATTGCCAAACATTACTCAACTGAAAAAAGCGGTCAGTTTATTAATGGTATTTTGGATAAAGCCATACTGGAACTGAAAGAAACGAATCAAATTAAAAAAACCGGAAAAGGATTAATGGACGGTGAAAAGTAA
- a CDS encoding DUF1573 domain-containing protein, whose amino-acid sequence MKSKRLTRWCTALLCTKFKTKVWGCAASAMVLIALGACNSSGSTQDVSHATQETQIQLEKTLHTFGQVKAGETVGCYFNFTNAGNHPLVIDKVEAGCGCTLVKYPKKPLLPGNEGEIEVRFDSRGFSGHQYKVIRIYANIKSKMKELVVTANVIN is encoded by the coding sequence GTGAAAAGTAAAAGGTTGACACGCTGGTGTACGGCGTTATTGTGTACAAAGTTTAAAACTAAGGTATGGGGCTGTGCTGCAAGTGCAATGGTGCTTATAGCCTTAGGTGCATGCAACTCATCCGGTTCTACACAAGATGTTAGTCATGCAACACAGGAAACACAAATACAACTTGAAAAAACGCTTCATACTTTTGGCCAGGTAAAAGCGGGGGAAACAGTAGGTTGCTATTTCAACTTTACTAACGCAGGAAATCATCCGCTGGTTATTGATAAAGTGGAGGCGGGTTGTGGTTGTACGCTGGTAAAGTACCCTAAAAAGCCTTTATTGCCCGGCAATGAGGGCGAAATTGAAGTACGCTTCGATTCGCGAGGTTTTTCCGGACATCAGTATAAAGTGATTCGAATATACGCAAATATTAAAAGCAAAATGAAAGAGTTGGTCGTTACGGCCAATGTTATTAATTAG
- the coaE gene encoding dephospho-CoA kinase (Dephospho-CoA kinase (CoaE) performs the final step in coenzyme A biosynthesis.): MITVGVTGGIGSGKTTVCNIFGVLGVPVYNADTEARHLTNTHPEIVKKVSLLFGKDIYNNGQLNRNKVGALVFSNKELLQQLNAVIHPLVAAHFKVWLSKHRYCSYVIKEAAILFESGAYRQVDKVVTVTAPQGVRIKRVMRRDGISEKMVLDRMKNQMEEKEKVNKSDYIIACNDVDLVIPQVLRIHEELMV; the protein is encoded by the coding sequence ATGATAACAGTTGGGGTAACAGGTGGTATCGGCAGCGGTAAAACTACCGTGTGCAACATATTTGGTGTTTTAGGCGTACCGGTTTATAATGCCGATACTGAAGCACGGCATTTGACCAACACCCATCCGGAAATCGTGAAGAAAGTATCTTTGCTTTTTGGTAAGGATATTTACAACAATGGCCAATTGAATAGGAATAAGGTGGGCGCTTTGGTTTTTAGCAACAAGGAATTATTACAACAATTAAATGCTGTTATTCATCCACTCGTTGCAGCGCATTTTAAAGTATGGTTGAGCAAGCATAGGTATTGTAGCTATGTGATTAAAGAAGCTGCCATTTTATTTGAAAGCGGCGCCTATCGTCAAGTTGATAAAGTAGTTACAGTAACAGCACCGCAAGGTGTTAGGATAAAGCGTGTTATGCGTCGCGATGGAATAAGTGAAAAAATGGTTTTGGACAGAATGAAAAATCAGATGGAGGAGAAAGAAAAGGTGAATAAATCAGATTATATTATTGCCTGCAACGATGTTGATTTGGTGATTCCACAAGTGCTCCGCATACATGAGGAATTGATGGTATAG
- a CDS encoding FeoB-associated Cys-rich membrane protein, which produces MVQEILMWTCVVGAFGYTAYSFGKAIWEAYQPNVTNGCGSSCGGCGPKSDLMKQVKKNQIRPLKLSNTER; this is translated from the coding sequence ATGGTACAAGAGATATTAATGTGGACATGTGTAGTTGGGGCCTTTGGATATACTGCTTATTCATTTGGCAAAGCTATTTGGGAAGCCTACCAACCAAATGTTACCAATGGATGTGGAAGTTCGTGCGGAGGTTGTGGCCCCAAATCAGATTTGATGAAACAGGTAAAAAAGAACCAAATAAGACCGCTCAAGCTATCCAACACAGAGCGTTAA
- a CDS encoding CdaR family protein, translating to MKQFKNNITKWSDKAKTKFASVKQNRDLLVFMLFLVLATGLWFLNALRKEFTTSISYPVKYGDFPDDFILLGKPQNKLNIEIKSLGYNILPYHMGKLLEPHLLKVSTFRRIETENRYGAYLPTHEIFKNFAGAFPKDVELLSISPDTLFIYFEKKVRKRVPVKFNSQLNFKQQYYQSGQVSIKPDSIEVAGPGSLLDSTLFVNTEFMVYEGLSDSLIRNVSLEQIANVTFNPARVVVSIPIEPYTQKNMRIPIQHLNVPDTLALKTFPDDIGISFTVAASRFNKVKIQDFSVAVDFNSSTTPGLPDRLKVRMLKQPEGIKNVSYSPLFVECLFKKVKER from the coding sequence ATGAAGCAATTTAAAAATAACATAACAAAGTGGTCAGATAAAGCCAAAACAAAGTTTGCTTCGGTAAAGCAAAACCGCGATTTGTTGGTGTTTATGTTGTTTTTGGTGCTTGCTACAGGGCTCTGGTTTTTAAACGCCTTGCGTAAGGAGTTTACTACAAGCATATCGTACCCTGTAAAATATGGCGATTTTCCCGACGATTTTATTTTATTGGGTAAACCGCAAAATAAATTAAATATCGAAATTAAATCTCTGGGCTATAATATCTTACCCTACCATATGGGCAAGCTCTTAGAACCGCATTTACTTAAAGTTTCCACTTTCCGACGTATAGAAACAGAAAATAGGTATGGGGCTTATTTGCCAACACACGAAATTTTTAAAAATTTTGCAGGTGCTTTTCCTAAGGATGTAGAGTTGTTATCCATCTCACCAGATACACTTTTTATCTATTTCGAAAAAAAAGTACGTAAACGGGTACCGGTAAAGTTTAATTCGCAGTTAAATTTTAAGCAGCAGTATTATCAATCCGGACAAGTATCAATTAAACCCGACAGTATTGAGGTGGCAGGTCCCGGTTCGCTCCTGGATTCAACTCTGTTTGTGAATACGGAGTTTATGGTTTATGAAGGATTGAGCGATTCACTCATTCGAAATGTGAGTCTGGAACAGATCGCTAATGTTACATTCAATCCGGCCAGGGTGGTTGTAAGTATTCCTATTGAGCCTTATACACAAAAAAATATGCGTATTCCCATTCAGCATCTTAATGTGCCCGATACCTTAGCTTTAAAAACCTTCCCCGACGATATAGGTATTAGCTTTACCGTCGCTGCCAGCCGTTTTAATAAGGTTAAAATACAGGATTTTTCTGTTGCGGTCGATTTTAATTCAAGTACTACTCCCGGTTTGCCCGACCGGTTGAAGGTAAGGATGTTAAAACAACCCGAAGGCATTAAAAACGTTTCTTACTCACCATTGTTTGTGGAATGCTTGTTTAAAAAAGTTAAGGAACGATGA
- a CDS encoding TerB family tellurite resistance protein, protein MKKFKISGSSLLGAGLGWWVFGPVGALLGFVVGTMADKVSTDFERGSAIGNPRDGFVAALLILIAAVMKADGKVVRTELDFVKAYLRGSFSESKTAEALLMLRDILSKDIPLEQVAAQIARHVDYNSRVQLVHMLFGVANADGHIPQSEQDMIRHIALLLGLSTIDYDAVLNMYVKDTTSAYKILEVEATASNEEVKKAYRRMAIKFHPDKIAHLGEEFQASAKNKFQHVNEAYNTIKKQRGFN, encoded by the coding sequence ATGAAAAAATTTAAAATATCGGGTTCCTCTTTACTAGGAGCCGGTTTAGGATGGTGGGTATTTGGCCCGGTGGGTGCACTGCTTGGTTTTGTTGTAGGTACTATGGCCGATAAGGTTTCTACCGACTTTGAAAGAGGAAGTGCCATTGGTAATCCACGCGACGGTTTTGTAGCTGCCCTGCTGATTCTGATTGCTGCCGTAATGAAAGCAGATGGTAAAGTGGTGCGTACCGAGCTTGATTTTGTTAAAGCCTACCTGCGTGGTTCGTTCAGTGAAAGCAAGACCGCAGAGGCACTTTTGATGCTACGTGATATCCTCTCAAAGGACATTCCACTGGAGCAGGTAGCCGCACAAATAGCGCGCCATGTAGATTATAACTCGCGTGTGCAACTTGTACATATGCTTTTTGGAGTGGCCAATGCCGATGGCCATATACCCCAAAGCGAACAGGATATGATACGCCATATTGCATTGCTGTTGGGACTGTCAACGATAGATTATGATGCAGTGCTAAATATGTACGTAAAAGATACAACATCAGCCTATAAGATATTGGAAGTGGAGGCTACGGCAAGCAATGAAGAAGTGAAAAAAGCCTATCGAAGAATGGCCATTAAATTTCACCCCGATAAAATTGCCCATCTGGGAGAGGAGTTTCAAGCTTCGGCCAAAAATAAATTTCAGCATGTAAACGAAGCGTATAATACCATAAAAAAACAAAGAGGATTTAATTAG
- the ilvD gene encoding dihydroxy-acid dehydratase gives MKHPLNRHSRTITQDESLPAAQAMLYAIGMNESDQEKAQVGIVSTGFQGNPCNMHLNDLATLVKQEVDIQQDLYGLIFHTIGVSDGITNGTEGMKYSLPSREIIADSIETVVGAQFYDAVIPIVGCDKNMPGAMIALGRLNRPAILMYGGTVKKGHWKNQDLNIVSAFEAYGERITGHISDDDYKGIIKNCIPGAGACGGMYTANTMASAIECMGMSLPYSSSNPAISPQKNQEPQLLASAIRNLLEKDIKPRDIMTRSAFENAIALIMALGGSTNAVIHLLAMAKAVEVPLSIDDFQNISDRTPLLADLKPSGAFLMEDLHNAGGIPAVMKLLLKEGFIDGNCLTVTGKTVGENLEEIPDLTKGQKIVHSKDQPLRKSGHLQILYGNLAKEGAVAKITGKEGDLFKGPARVFDDENAAIEGIRTTVKPGEVIVIRNSGPKGGPGMPEMLKPTGAVMGAGLGKEVALITDGRFSGGSHGFVVGHITPEAYEGGLIGLLNNGDIITIDINNNRIDVDLKEDEIEKRRKKWKQPDNDLPSGMLKKYRNLVSPASQGCVTI, from the coding sequence ATGAAACATCCATTAAACCGACATAGCCGTACTATTACACAAGACGAGAGCCTTCCCGCTGCACAAGCGATGCTTTATGCTATCGGGATGAACGAAAGCGATCAGGAAAAAGCTCAGGTGGGTATCGTAAGTACCGGATTCCAGGGCAATCCCTGCAATATGCACCTAAACGACCTGGCCACCCTGGTTAAACAGGAAGTAGATATCCAACAAGATCTCTACGGACTTATTTTTCACACCATCGGTGTAAGCGATGGCATTACCAATGGTACCGAAGGAATGAAATATTCCTTGCCCTCGCGCGAGATTATCGCGGACTCTATTGAAACCGTTGTTGGTGCCCAATTTTATGATGCTGTGATTCCAATTGTGGGTTGCGACAAAAACATGCCCGGTGCCATGATTGCTTTGGGCCGACTGAACCGCCCGGCCATTTTGATGTATGGTGGCACTGTAAAAAAAGGACATTGGAAAAATCAGGATTTAAATATTGTATCGGCTTTTGAGGCCTATGGCGAGCGGATAACTGGTCATATCTCCGATGATGATTACAAGGGGATTATAAAAAACTGTATACCCGGAGCAGGAGCTTGTGGAGGTATGTACACAGCCAATACGATGGCATCTGCCATTGAATGCATGGGGATGAGCCTACCTTATTCCTCATCCAACCCGGCAATAAGCCCCCAAAAAAACCAGGAACCACAACTTCTTGCCTCTGCCATCCGAAACCTCCTGGAAAAAGATATCAAACCGCGCGATATAATGACAAGATCGGCTTTTGAAAATGCCATTGCGCTTATTATGGCTCTGGGAGGATCAACCAATGCGGTGATACACCTACTTGCCATGGCTAAAGCTGTGGAGGTACCACTTAGCATAGATGATTTTCAGAACATCAGTGACCGAACACCACTTTTAGCCGACCTAAAACCCAGCGGTGCATTTCTGATGGAAGACCTGCATAATGCCGGAGGAATACCTGCTGTGATGAAATTATTATTAAAAGAAGGTTTTATTGACGGCAACTGCCTCACCGTTACAGGAAAAACCGTAGGGGAAAATCTGGAGGAAATACCGGATTTAACAAAAGGACAAAAAATTGTGCATTCTAAAGATCAGCCTTTGCGCAAAAGCGGACATCTTCAGATTCTATACGGTAACCTCGCCAAAGAGGGGGCGGTTGCAAAAATTACCGGCAAAGAAGGTGATCTGTTCAAAGGTCCCGCCCGCGTTTTTGACGACGAAAATGCCGCCATAGAAGGGATCCGTACTACAGTAAAACCCGGCGAAGTAATCGTTATCCGTAATAGTGGACCTAAAGGGGGACCCGGCATGCCCGAAATGCTAAAGCCTACGGGAGCGGTTATGGGAGCCGGATTGGGTAAGGAGGTGGCGCTAATTACCGACGGGCGTTTTTCCGGGGGCTCACACGGCTTTGTTGTTGGACATATTACTCCTGAAGCTTACGAAGGCGGCTTAATAGGGTTACTTAATAACGGGGATATCATTACCATTGACATCAACAACAACCGGATTGATGTAGACTTGAAAGAGGATGAAATAGAAAAACGCAGAAAAAAATGGAAACAACCCGACAATGATTTACCGAGCGGTATGCTAAAAAAATATAGGAATCTGGTATCGCCTGCCTCGCAAGGCTGCGTTACCATTTAA
- the feoB gene encoding ferrous iron transport protein B, with protein sequence MNLAELHTNQEAVIVKIKGHGAFRKRIIEMGFVKGKKVKVVKNAPLKDPIEYKILDYMVSLRRSEAALVEVVSEEEAKKMASIPFEGTITDEVLRESAMERRKTINVALVGNPNCGKTTLFNYVSGSQEHVGNYSGVTIDAKEGTFKHKGYTFNIVDLPGTYSLSAYSPEEIFVRRHIIERTPDIIINVIDASNLERNLLLTTQLIDMDVKVIAALNMYDELKKKGDTFNHQKLGNMLGINFVPTVSSKRQGIHELFTKAIRIYEDMSVNQRRVSINYGPVLETAIAKLQKEVFPDFDLPKDISPRYIALKMLEEDEVFCANLLQNGELPRLEAKNQSIIKKVETDLGDDCETLITDAKYGFIAGALKQTYKESPKIRIRKSEIVDTLITHKLFGFPIFFFFMWLMFQSTFTLGQYPMDLIENGVEALMGLMDNILTAGPFKDLLINGIISGMGGVIVFLPNILILFFFISFMEDTGYMARAAFIMDKLMHKMGLHGKSFIPLIMGFGCNVPAIMATRTIEDKNNRLITMLINPLMSCSARLPVYILFIGAFFPQHSGTILFGMYGLGILLAILMARLFRKFLFKDKDIPFVMELPPYRMPTLRTTLRHMWNKGAQYIKKVGGIIMVASIIIWFLQSFPKNIEYTQNYDNNIHALQTQQEQLKSATNEEADQAGLKDDLQRQIDALKASKYTEQQKASYIGRLGHFIEPAIRPLGFDWKMGISILSGVAAKEVVVSTMAVIYHRPGNTVEEDENGLIGNLQTSTDSQGKPSFTPLVALSFLIFVLVYFPCIGVIATIRRESGSWKWAVFTIFYTTGLAWLLSFIVYQTGSLIF encoded by the coding sequence ATGAATTTAGCAGAACTACATACAAACCAAGAGGCCGTTATTGTAAAAATAAAAGGGCACGGCGCATTTCGTAAGCGTATTATCGAAATGGGTTTTGTGAAGGGGAAAAAAGTGAAGGTAGTTAAAAATGCCCCCTTAAAAGATCCTATTGAATATAAAATATTAGATTATATGGTTTCGCTTCGACGCAGCGAGGCCGCATTGGTAGAAGTAGTATCAGAAGAGGAAGCGAAAAAAATGGCGTCCATCCCATTTGAGGGGACAATAACCGATGAAGTGCTCCGGGAATCGGCCATGGAACGCCGTAAAACCATTAATGTGGCCTTAGTGGGCAACCCTAACTGTGGAAAAACCACCCTTTTTAATTATGTGAGCGGCTCACAGGAACATGTGGGCAATTACAGCGGTGTAACCATCGATGCCAAAGAGGGCACTTTTAAACACAAAGGCTACACCTTTAATATCGTGGATTTGCCGGGCACTTATTCATTATCGGCTTATTCGCCCGAGGAAATTTTTGTGCGCCGCCACATCATCGAGAGAACGCCCGATATCATCATCAATGTTATAGATGCCTCCAACCTGGAACGCAATCTACTACTTACTACACAGCTTATCGACATGGATGTAAAGGTGATAGCAGCACTTAACATGTATGATGAACTGAAAAAGAAAGGCGATACTTTTAACCATCAGAAATTGGGTAATATGTTGGGCATAAATTTTGTGCCCACGGTCAGTTCAAAACGACAAGGTATTCATGAACTGTTTACCAAAGCCATTCGGATTTACGAAGATATGAGCGTAAATCAGCGGCGGGTATCTATAAATTACGGACCGGTGCTGGAAACGGCTATTGCTAAACTACAGAAGGAAGTTTTTCCAGATTTTGACTTACCCAAAGACATATCGCCCCGGTATATAGCCCTAAAAATGTTGGAAGAAGACGAAGTTTTCTGTGCGAATCTTTTGCAAAATGGTGAACTACCTCGTCTGGAAGCCAAAAACCAATCCATCATTAAAAAAGTAGAAACCGATTTGGGTGATGATTGCGAAACCTTGATAACCGATGCCAAGTACGGTTTTATTGCAGGCGCACTTAAACAAACCTACAAAGAATCGCCCAAAATAAGAATCCGTAAATCCGAAATAGTAGACACACTTATCACGCATAAGCTTTTCGGGTTTCCCATCTTCTTCTTTTTCATGTGGCTGATGTTCCAAAGCACCTTTACACTTGGTCAATACCCCATGGATTTGATTGAGAACGGGGTGGAGGCACTGATGGGACTGATGGACAACATCTTAACGGCGGGACCATTTAAGGATTTACTTATAAACGGTATCATTAGCGGCATGGGCGGTGTAATAGTATTTTTGCCCAATATACTTATCCTCTTCTTTTTCATTTCATTTATGGAGGATACGGGTTACATGGCTCGTGCGGCCTTTATCATGGATAAGCTGATGCACAAAATGGGCTTACACGGAAAATCATTTATACCACTTATAATGGGCTTCGGGTGCAACGTGCCAGCCATTATGGCCACACGCACCATCGAGGACAAAAACAACCGCCTGATTACCATGCTCATTAATCCATTAATGTCGTGCAGTGCAAGGTTGCCTGTATATATTCTTTTCATAGGCGCTTTTTTCCCTCAACATTCGGGAACCATATTATTTGGCATGTACGGATTGGGTATATTATTGGCCATTCTTATGGCCCGCTTATTCAGGAAATTTTTATTCAAAGACAAGGATATTCCTTTTGTTATGGAGCTTCCGCCATACCGCATGCCCACGCTACGAACCACCTTGAGACACATGTGGAACAAAGGTGCTCAATACATAAAAAAGGTGGGTGGTATTATTATGGTAGCTTCTATCATCATATGGTTTTTACAGAGTTTTCCGAAAAATATAGAATACACCCAAAATTACGATAACAATATTCATGCACTGCAAACGCAACAGGAACAATTAAAATCTGCAACAAATGAGGAAGCAGATCAGGCTGGTTTAAAGGATGATTTGCAAAGACAAATAGATGCCTTAAAAGCCTCCAAATATACCGAACAACAAAAAGCCTCTTACATCGGTCGCCTGGGGCACTTTATTGAACCTGCTATCCGTCCGCTTGGTTTTGATTGGAAAATGGGAATCAGCATTTTGAGTGGTGTTGCGGCCAAAGAAGTGGTGGTGAGTACCATGGCCGTGATTTACCATAGACCCGGAAATACAGTCGAGGAGGATGAAAATGGCTTAATAGGGAACCTCCAGACCTCAACCGATAGCCAGGGTAAACCATCCTTTACACCTTTAGTGGCCTTGAGCTTTTTAATATTTGTGTTAGTGTATTTTCCCTGCATTGGTGTAATTGCTACCATACGCAGGGAGTCGGGATCGTGGAAGTGGGCCGTATTCACTATTTTTTATACAACAGGCTTGGCTTGGTTGTTGTCGTTTATTGTTTATCAAACCGGAAGTTTAATATTTTAA
- a CDS encoding DUF3276 family protein: protein MEGYAKKEGFEKRERDEIFSKAVRAGKRTYFFDVKATRKNDYYLTITESKKKFEQDGRFSFEKHKVFLYKEDFDKFADGLQEVVDYIKQNQPFEQEPKEELAEVLETNEYTNVEFEDLSE from the coding sequence ATGGAAGGATATGCGAAAAAAGAAGGTTTTGAAAAGAGAGAAAGAGATGAAATCTTTTCGAAAGCGGTGAGAGCAGGCAAAAGAACTTACTTTTTTGACGTTAAAGCTACTCGCAAAAACGATTATTATTTAACGATTACGGAAAGTAAAAAAAAGTTTGAGCAAGATGGCAGATTCAGTTTCGAAAAGCATAAAGTTTTTCTGTACAAAGAGGATTTCGATAAGTTTGCCGATGGCCTGCAAGAAGTGGTAGATTACATCAAACAAAACCAACCGTTTGAGCAAGAACCAAAAGAAGAGCTGGCAGAAGTTTTGGAAACAAACGAGTACACCAACGTTGAGTTCGAGGATTTATCAGAATAA